A genome region from Babesia bigemina genome assembly Bbig001, chromosome : I includes the following:
- a CDS encoding thioredoxin domain containing protein, putative — translation MIPLAYRALGRAYGPLLRPQRRFVVKLAKNTDEYHASLKASELVIAKFGASWCKPCRKSKAFVEELSEEHPDVLFLEVDVDELPQIADEEGVNSIPMYKVFKYGKSIDVHIGGDKQQLKDLIAKHASQ, via the exons ATGATACCCCTCGCATACCGTGCGCTCGGGCGTGCCTACGGGCCTCTGCTGCGGCCGCAGCGGCGATTCGTGGTCAAGCTCGCGAAAAACACGGACGAATACCACGCCTCCCTCAAGGCAAGCGAGCTCGTCATCGCAAAGTTCGGAGCGAGCTGGTGTAAGCCCTGCCGGAAGTCCAAGGCGTTCGTCGAGGAGCTCAGCGAGGAGCACCCGGATGTTCTATTCCTCGAGGTAGACGTGGACGAGCTGCCACAGATCGCGGACGAGGAGGGGGTCAACAGCATCCCAATGTACAAGGTGTTCAAGTACGGCAAGTCTATTGACGTGCACATTG GCGGTGACAAGCAACAGCTGAAGGATCTTATCGCGAAACACGCGTCGCAGTAG
- a CDS encoding vacuolar ATPase subunit C family protein, putative produces the protein MTKCMFVACLTSPTESREQQHVLLRKQLIKSKMCHEVGLVNVPHNMRFTTFDDLLMCADELEKQDPIIETVLKRSETLLRGVDSAAITIHFQGRQVAIETYMSRFQWDDGRFPRYCTVAENLQTLVQLVKKLDDDVMNKASAYADLNNRRLAMKNEAENTYLYRDLTYLITPDVVEDPQDYIDTEHLTTLVVFVPISMEGEWLSSYMTLSEMVVPNSAKKINVSCSRHTMWRVLLFKSQMKHFIEECENRGYIAKQFIYSEERYRAMMEERSKLETESHRQEAFLSRIYRVAFSDIFTCWMHLKAMRAFCEAVLKFGLPINFACFAVWPTERADEDTLRKALDSLLPRRKGEKNSGSHVTNELEGETEYDSFVSFTFNVVGY, from the exons ATGACGAAGTGTATGTTCGTGGCATGCCTCACCTCGCCGACTGAGAGTCgcgagcagcagcacgtgTTGCTGCGCAAGCAGCTTATCAAGAGCAAAATGTGCCACGAGGTCGGCCTGGTGAACGTGCCTCACAACATGAGGTTCACCACGTTCGACGACCTCCTGATGTGCGCTGACGAACTGGAGAAGCAGGACCCAATCATTGAAACGGTGCTCAAGCGCTCGGAGACCTTATTGAGGGGCGTCGACAGCGCAGCGATCACCATCCACTTCCAGGGACGGCAGGTGGCCATCGAGACCTACATGTCCCGTTTCCAGTGGGACGACGGCAGGTTCCCGCGCTACTGCACCGTGGCGGAGAACCTGCAGACGCTGGTGCAGCTGGTGAAGAAGCTCGACGACGACGTCATGAACAAGGCCAGCGCCTACGCCGACCTCAACAACAGAAGGCTGGCCATGAAGAACGAGGCAGAGAACACGTATTTGTACCGTGACCTTACGTACTTGATAACACCGGACGTCGTGGAAGACCCGCAGGACTACATCGACACCGAGCACCTCACCACGCTGGTGGTGTTCGTGCCCATCAGCATGGAGGGCGAGTGGCTCTCCTCATACATGACGCTCAGCGAGATGGTGGTGCCGAACAGCGCGAAAAAAATCAACGTCAGCTGCTCGAGGCACACCATGTGGCGCGTGCTGCTGTTCAAGTCGCAGATGAAGCACTTCATCGAGGAATGCGAAAATCGGGGATATATCGCGAAGCAGTTCATCTACTCCGAGGAGCGCTACCGCGCCATGATGGAGGAGCGCAGCAAACTCGAGACCGAGTCGCACCGCCAGGAGGCGTTCCTTTCGCGCATCTACCGCGTGGCGTTCTCAGACAtattcacctgctggatgCATCTGAAGGCCATGCGGGCCTTCTGCGAGGCCGTGCTCAAGTTCGGCCTCCCGATCAACTTCGCCTGCTTCGCAGTGTGGCCCACGGAACGCGCCGACGAGGATACGCTGAGAAAGGCGCTGGACTCATTGTTGCCGCGGAGGAAGGGTGAAAAGAACTCCGGCTCACACG TCACCAACGAGCTAGAGGGCGAGACCGAGTACGACTCTTTCGTCAGCTTCACGTTCAACGTAGTTGGCTACTGA
- a CDS encoding Mitochondrial GTPase 1 yields the protein MDVIRRYRQRVGRPSGPSLDDFIYRRPPPTYDQNATVFYNPTPSTASSAMGTSATFKPREKFIFDRSITWFPAHMASAKLNIGKKRRAVDCILEVRDARAPLTASNCTITEEYPEHVPRLVVLNKSDLVPQQDMQRAVQLLENTGRKVVLYSALGLRKITKITNFVREHVTPQFKTLGVWMMVVGLPNVGKSSIINALKRYSFTQRWHSKYAMQQPTSLTTSKAKCAGVAGSTRTLSAFFVSENPKLYCFDTPGVMLPKMQCPEINLKLAAIGCVDDHSAGVDYIADYILYTLNRKRMFDYVNVLGLPGPTDDVKEVMEHISRIAERKYSTVEPSNCYRIFINQFRQGNFGLICLDDLNDIIRRGDLSDFELRWVQSILSMERIFSQ from the exons ATGGACGTAATTAGGAGGTACCGACAGCGTGTGGGACGACCTTCGGGTCCTTCCCTGGATGACTTCATCTACAGGCGGCCTCCGCCGACCTACGACCAGAACGCCACTGTCTTCTACAATCCGACGCCGTCAACCGCGTCGTCAGCGATGGGCACGAG CGCGACCTTCAAACCGCGGGAGAAGTTCATCTTCGACCGCAGCATTACGTGGTTCCCCGCCCACATGGCTTCCGCGAAGCTTAACATTGGGAAGAAGCGCCGGGCGGTAGACTGTATCCTGGAAGTTCGGGATGCGCGTGCCCCGCTCACGGCGTCCAACTGCACCATCACTGAGGAGTATCCAGAGCACGTGCCGCGGCTGGTGGTGCTGAACAAGAGCGACCTTGTCCCGCAGCAAGATATGCAG CGCGCTGtacagctgctggagaacaCCGGGAGGAAGGTGGTGCTCTACAGCGCCCTGGGCCTTCGGAAGATAACCAAGATCACGAACTTCGTCCGGGAACATGTTACGCCACAATTCAAGACACTGGGTGTCTGGATGATGGTGGTGGGGCTGCCAAATGTCGGAAAATCCTCAATTATCAACGCTCTGAAGCGATACTCCTTCACG CAACGGTGGCACTCCAAGTATGCCATGCAGCAGCCAACGTCGCTCACTACTTCCAAGGCCAAATGCGCCGGTGTGGCTGGAAGCACGCGCACTTTAAGCGCGTTCTTCGTATCGGAAAACCCGAAGTTGTACTGCTTCGACACCCCTGGAGTCATGCTGCCGAAGATGCAGTGCCCAGAAATCAACCTCAAGCTGGCGGCGATAGGCTGCGTTGACGACCACAGCGCGGGCGTGGATTACATCGCGGACTATATCCTCTACACCCTCAACCGCAAGCGGATGTTCGATTATGTGAACGTCTTAGGGCTTCCCGGACCTACCGACGACGTTAAGGAG GTTATGGAGCACATCTCGCGGATTGCGGAGCGGAAGTACAGCACCGTCGAGCCCTCCAACTGCTATCGCATCTTCATCAACCAGTTCAGGCAGGGCAACTTCGGTCTGATTTGCCTGGATGACCTAAATGACATCATCAGGCGCGGCGACCTTTCCGATTTCGAGCTCAGGTGGGTTCAAAGCATACTAAGCATGGAACGCATATTTTCGCAGTGA